Within Sorangiineae bacterium MSr11367, the genomic segment GTGTCACATGCCGCGCGGCACTTTGTCCAAGTCGAGCTGGTCCAGCGCGGCACGGATCAAGGCGCTGCGGTTTGCCTTGGTCATGCCCCGACCTTTCAGCTCGTCGACCAGCTGATCCAACCGGTCCAGATCCTTCGTGTACATGGAGATGCAGATCACCTTGTAGTGAGTCGGCTTCTCCAGTGAAGCACGCGACGGTGCACGCGCGGGGGCGGCATCGGCGGGTGCATAAAAGCGGCCCGAAAGAACTCCTTGTACTTCGTCCGCGTCGAGCACGCGCGCTGCTCCCAGACCTTCATCCCGCGCCGCCATGGTGTATCTCCTTCGTCCTTCGAAAATATCTCTCGTGTTCCGTCTTGGGACGTCACGCGGTAGCTGCGAGCTCTCCGGTGTCGTCGCTCACGCTGCTCTTGCCCGATGAAGCTGGTGACGAGCGGCGTGCATCCGCGCCGTCGACGATGATGTCGACCACGCGCTTGTAGTCATCGGAAGCATGCGAGTCCGGCGCGTACTCGTAGATGGTACGCCCCTGCGCCGGAGCCTCTTTGATCTTGATGGTCTGCCGAATCGGCGGCAGGCACCGTTCGCCGAAGTGCTCCTTCAGCGTCTCCACGGCATCGCGGCAGATGCGCGCGCGGGCGTCGTAGAACGTCGGCAGCACGCCGAAGATCTGCACCGGGTGGCGCAGGAGCGAGTTGACGTTCTTCACCGTCTTGAGCACCTGCCGCACGCCCACGAGCGAGAGGAAGTCGCACGCGACGGGCACCAAAATGCCATCGGCGAAGACGAGCGCGTTCTGGTTCAAGAGCGACAGCGACGGCGAGCAGTCGAGCACGACGACGTCGTAGCCCGCCTCCGCCGCGATGAGCCGCTCGCGCAGCACGCGGTCGCGGTTCTGTCGGCCCGCCAGGTAAAGCTCGGCGGCGGCCAACGTCTCGTTCGAAACGAGCACGTCGAAGTTCGGCCGGACGTTGACGGCGACATCCTGCGCCTTCAGGCCCATGACCAACACGTGGTAGAGCGACGTGGTCGCCTTCACGCCGAGGGACACGCCGACGTTGCCCTGCGAGTCCGTATCGACGAGCAGCACGCGCAGACCGCGCTCGGCCAGGCCGGCCGCGACGCTCACGCTGGTGGTCGTCTTGCCGGTCCCGCCCTTGTGATTGAAAATCGCCAGACG encodes:
- a CDS encoding ParA family protein, translated to MAAMTESCSICTKRFDVQFRYQMEEREGGFAFYCSQSCHDRGVRGEGSGGAVCKACSKRFSVELVSQVLRIRGERTYACSEPCRAQLLAEANGARLGAMAAAEAQAAQQVARAEKERADKDRVVAEVAASVSSGGEARKKLHGPRRLAIFNHKGGTGKTTTSVSVAAGLAERGLRVLLVDTDSQGNVGVSLGVKATTSLYHVLVMGLKAQDVAVNVRPNFDVLVSNETLAAAELYLAGRQNRDRVLRERLIAAEAGYDVVVLDCSPSLSLLNQNALVFADGILVPVACDFLSLVGVRQVLKTVKNVNSLLRHPVQIFGVLPTFYDARARICRDAVETLKEHFGERCLPPIRQTIKIKEAPAQGRTIYEYAPDSHASDDYKRVVDIIVDGADARRSSPASSGKSSVSDDTGELAATA
- a CDS encoding ribbon-helix-helix domain-containing protein — its product is MAARDEGLGAARVLDADEVQGVLSGRFYAPADAAPARAPSRASLEKPTHYKVICISMYTKDLDRLDQLVDELKGRGMTKANRSALIRAALDQLDLDKVPRGM